In Populus nigra chromosome 1, ddPopNigr1.1, whole genome shotgun sequence, one genomic interval encodes:
- the LOC133693249 gene encoding probable CCR4-associated factor 1 homolog 11, with translation MKGSKPVHLRGVWADNLVYEFFLIKEAISRFPLVALDTEFPGTIFQLNRDKSSLSHATPYENYRLMKWNVDLLKIIQLGMTLSDSHGNLPSFGTEFHYAWQFNFRDFNIKHDHHNEESIGLLERQGIDLKKNREKGIDSSDFGRLILSSGLVSNNSSITWITFHGAYDFGFLIKILTKRELPSDMRSFLGMMRFFFGVRVYDTKFMMGCISGLLGGLERVAMLLGVERITGRRHQAGSDSLLTLQTFVRFKASCAKIDLEKLNGYEGMMFGLCEGWLGFTYAPDTFMGATLV, from the coding sequence ATGAAGGGCAGCAAACCAGTACATCTGCGCGGAGTCTGGGCAGACAACCTCGTATATGAGTTTTTTCTAATCAAGGAAGCGATCTCTCGCTTCCCCTTGGTTGCTTTGGACACAGAATTCCCTGGTACTATCTTTCAATTAAATCGTGACAAGAGTTCGCTGTCTCATGCCACTCCCTATGAAAACTACCGTCTCATGAAGTGGAATGTTGATCTCttgaaaataattcaacttgGGATGACTCTTTCTGATTCACATGGAAATCTTCCAAGTTTCGGAACAGAATTCCACTATGCGTGGCAGTTTAATTTCCGGGATTTCAATATCAAGCACGATCATCACAATGAAGAGTCTATTGGGTTACTTGAACGCCAAGGTATTGATTTGAAGAAGAACAGAGAGAAGGGTATTGATTCCTCAGATTTTGGAAGGCTGATTTTGAGTTCTGGACTTGTTTCCAATAATTCTTCAATAACTTGGATTACTTTTCATGGTGCTTATGATTTTGGATTCTTGATCAAGATTTTAACTAAACGAGAGTTGCCAAGTGATATGCGGTCTTTTTTGGGGATGATGAGGTTTTTCTTTGGGGTTCGAGTTTATGACACAAAATTCATGATGGGATGCATTAGTGGCTTGCTCGGTGGATTGGAGAGGGTGGCTATGTTACTTGGTGTTGAACGAATAACGGGAAGAAGGCACCAGGCAGGATCTGATAGCTTGTTAACTCTTCAAACATTCGTGAGATTCAAGGCGTCGTGTGCTAAAATTGATCTCGAGAAATTGAATGGCTATGAGGGAATGATGTTTGGACTGTGTGAAGGCTGGTTAGGGTTCACTTACGCACCTGATACATTCATGGGCGCCACTCTAGTTTGA
- the LOC133682879 gene encoding uncharacterized protein LOC133682879, translating into MVLDSMITSPHRRSPSFRKQFPRDELGSWSTLLQRHRFLLTAFALLAFLCTIYLYFAVTLGATESCSGLTGTKKTLCRLELAKDSVGNGKLKFF; encoded by the coding sequence ATGGTTCTTGATAGCATGATAACTTCTCCTCACCGGAGATCACCATCTTTCCGGAAGCAATTCCCACGGGATGAGTTGGGTAGCTGGTCAACACTCCTTCAGCGACACCGTTTCCTCTTAACAGCCTTCGCTCTCTTGGCTTTCTTATGCACAATCTATCTCTACTTCGCTGTTACCCTAGGGGCCACTGAATCATGTTCTGGACTGACAGGTACCAAAAAGACATTATGTCGTTTGGAGCTGGCAAAGGATTCTGTAGGCAATGGAAAACTCAAATTTTTCTAG